TTGTTTCATTACAGCTTTGCGGAGTGGTTGCTGGACGTAAAGCACTGTACGCAGAAATACTTGTGCAATGCAGCAGAGGGACACAGAATGCTGGCGATGAGCTACACCTGCCGGGCAAAGGATTTAACGCCCTTAGAAGCTCAAGAATTTGCCCTGCATCTAATCAACTCAAATTTACAGTTAGAGACCTCAGAGCTGGCTTTGTGGATGATATGGAATGGCACACCTGTCAAAGACTCCCTGTCGACCCTCATTCCTAAAGAACAAGAAGTATTACAGCTTCTGGTGAAAGCCGGCGCTCACGTCAACAGCGAAGACGACCGCACGTCTTGCATCGTGCGGCAGGCTCTGGAAAGAGAAGACTCCATTCGCACCTTGTTAGACAACGGGGCTTCGGTCAACCAGTGCGACTCGAACGGGAGGACGCTTCTAGCCAACGCGGCGTACAGCGGCAACCTCGATGTCGTTAACTTGCTGGTTTCGAGGGGAGCAGATTTAGAGGTAGAAGACACGCACGGGCAAACAGCACTTACCCTCGCTGCGCGGCAGGGGCATACCAAGGTGGTGAATTGCTTGATCGGATGCGGGGCTAACGTTAACCACACCGATCACGATGGCTGGACAGCGCTGCGGTCTGCAGCGTGGGGTGGGCACACCGAGGTAGTTTCTGCGCTCCTTTATGCCGGAGTCAAAGTGGACTGTGCAGATGCCGATAGCCGAACAGCGCTGcgagcagcagcctggggagggcATGAAGATATTGTGCTGAACCTGCTCCAACATGGTGCTGAAGTTAATAAAGCGGATAACGAGGGCAGAACAGCTTTGATTGCGGCTGCGTACATGGGGCATAAAGAGATCGTGGAGCACCTGCTGGACCATGGTGCAGAGGTGAACCACGAGGATGTGGACGGAAGGACTGCACTGTCGGTCGCTGCGCTTTGTGTACCGGCTAGCAAGGGGCATGCTTCTGTGGTTAGTCTTCTGATTGACCGGGGTGCTGAGGTCGACCACTGCGATAAAGACGGCATGACTCCGCTGCTGGTAGCTGCTTATGAAGGACACGTAGATGTTGTTGATCTACTTCTGGAAGGAGGAGCAGATGTTGATCACACAGATAACAATGGTCGTACACCGCTTCTGGCAGCAGCCTCCATGGGCCACGCTTCAGTTGTAAATACTCTTTTATTTTGGGGTGCGGCTGTTGATAGCATTGATAGTGAAGGGAGAACAGTTCTGAGCATAGCCTCTGCACAAGGCAATGTTGAAGTAGTACGGACTCTGCTGGACAGGGGACTAGATGAAAACCATAGAGATGATGCAGGCTGGACACCTTTGCATATGGCAGCTTTTGAAGGTCACAGGTTGATATGTGAAGCTCTTATAGAACAAGGTGCTAGAACAAATGAAATTGATAATGATGGACGTATACCTTTCATATTAGCAGCGCAAGAAGGTCACTATGATTGCGTGCAGATattactggaaaacaaatccaACATTGATCAGAGAGGCTATGATGGGAGAAATGCTCTTCGGGTTGCTGCTTTAGAAGGTCACAGAGATATAGTTGAATTACTGCTCAGCCACGGAGCAGATGTAAACTACAAAGATGCTGATGGCCGGCCAACACTTTATATTTTAGCATTAGAAAACCAGCTCACGATGGCTGagtattttttagaaaatggtGCAAACGTAGAGGCGAGTGATGCCGAAGGAAGAACAGCACTCCATGTTTCCTGCTGGCAGGGCCATTTGGAGATGGTACAGGTGCTGATAACATACCATGCCGATGTGAATGCTGCAGATAATGAGAAGAGGTCTGCTTTGCAGTCTGCTGCATGGCAAGGTCATGTGAAGGTAGTGCAGCTTCTAATTGAGCATGGAGCTCTGGTTGATCATACGTGTAACCAAGGTGCTACTGGACTCTGCATTGCAGCCCAAGAAGGGCACATTGATGTTGTCCAAATATTACTTGAGCATGGTGCTGATCCAAATCATGCTGACCAGTTTGGGCGCACTGCTATGCGTGTCGCAGCTAAAAATGGACATTCTCAGATTATTaaattactggaaaaatatGGTGCATCTACTCTGAATGGCTGTACTCCGTCTCCAGTCCACACAATGGAGCAAAAACCCTTACAGTCGGTCTCTTCTAAAATGCAGTCATTAACAATGAAGTCAAATAGTTCAGGGAGTACTGGTGGAGATATGCAGCCTAGTATGCGTGGCTTATCTAATGGGCCTGCTCATGCGTTCAGCTCTCCTTCAGAGTCGCCTGATTCTACAGTTGACCGTCAGAAGTCATCTTTGTCAAATAATTCCCTGAAAAGTTCCAAAAATTCTTCTCTCCGTACCACATCATCGACCGCAACCGCTCAGACTGTGCCCATCGATAGTTTCCACAGCCTCTCCTTTACCGAACAAATCCAGCAGCATTCCCTGCCACGCAGCAGAAGTAGGCAGTCTAttgtttctccttcttccaCAACTCATTCCCTAAGTCAAAATCACAATTCACCAAGTAGCGAATTTGAATGGAGCCAAGTGAAACCTAGTTTGAAATCAACTAAAGCTAACAAAGGGGGGAGAACGGACAATTCCAGCAAGTCTGGatcagctgggaaaaaaataaaacaaagtggTTCCTCCCAACCAAAAGTGTTAGAGTATGAAATGACTCAGTTTGATAAACGAGTACCTATTGCCAAATCTGGGACGAGTGTGCCGCTCAAGTCAATGCCGGCAGAGTCACAGTGCAAAATTTTGGTCCCACCAGCTCAGCAAGAAATTGGTCGATCTCAGCAGCAGTTCCTAATTCACCAACAGAGTGGGGagcagaagaagagaaatggaatTATGACGAATCCCAATTATCATCTTCAAAGCAATCAGGTTTTTCTTGGTAGGGTTTCTGTCCCACGAACAGTGCAGGATAGAGGGCATCAGGAGGTACTGGAAGGCTACCCTCCTGCAGAGACAGAACTCAGCCTTAAGCAAGCCTTAAAACTTCAGATTGAAGGTAGTGACCCAAGCTTCAACTACAAGAAAGAAACGCCACTATAAAAGGTAAACTATCTAGTCAGGAAGGAGtaaaatgcatgtatttcatCATGTGTGTTTGAAGgaagctgaaaatacatttcattgtGGTTTACTATCATAGTTGTCTTCTTAATGAAAGCCATGGCAAGTATTTGGTTGGTTGTAATTTATAAACATCACCCTTGGAAGAGTTGGTttatcaatgtattttttttgaattccaAATGCTCAAATCTTGCCCCACTGTCTTTAGTATATTACTGAATGAAATGCTAAGTTTCATGTAGCTTTGATCTGGAATTTTCTTTACCAGTATAAGAATAGCTGGGAATTTTATTATGTGGTATTTTCAGATACACTCATTATTTCATGCAGTTCCCCCTATATTGAGTAATTAATCATATTTACAAAGATGCTTCTCAAGAAGATTCTTGCAAGTTACAGGCAACAAATTTACTTCTATGAATTTGGATTCTGAATGTGAAAACTCAAATTTATCCACAAATGTGAAAGTTTAGAAGCTACCCTAAagctttaattttatatttctgttactgTGAAATAACCTTCTACAAAGAAATGACATTCCTCATAGCAAGGTAGAAATCTGTTATCAATTTCCTCACCATTCTGCAATTCTTAAGTATGAGCTGAAAATCAGTGGAGTTCACTTTGATTTCTCACTTTCTCTCCTATACTAAATtttatgttgaaaaataaatattatgtaGCTTTTTCAAGTATGAATTGTCAGTAAGGAAATCAGCTAAAACAGAACCATTTCTCTGCCTCATCCtggggaatttttcttttttagggtATTTGGAATGTATTCATAATtagtattttccatttgaatttcAAAGAAGCAGCATCTTCATACATGAAATGTATGCAGCTCTCATtgcttatttgtatttttctgaaaacatacattttgtttgtgtaaacactgcatttttacAGACCAGACTGCTGCTCCGTAGAACCAGAATGTTCTTGGTAGCTGACTCACTTCTCTTGCAGGCCACCAAAGACTGCAGGTTTCTAGGGCAATTGCAGATAGAACAGAATGCACAAATGGGAGATTTTGAGCTGCCAAAAGCATGttgacattttctgtttttttctctgaaatgtctgGGAAATTGAGTTCACTTTAACAGAATGCATCTCTCCAGGTGTACCTGGGATCTCTTGTGAACTGCAGAGTGTTGAGATACTGTGCTGGActcttaaaatgtttctgtgggATTCCTATTTTGGTTAAACCGAAATATTTGAAACAATACAGTGTTTCACAAAGCTACATAATAGAGCCTGCACATTTGtaacatgcaaatatttgtgttaTTTATCAAAGGGTCAGGTGAGCTGTGAAGCAGACAAAAGCGAAAGGGTAGAACTAcaagagcagagagagaggggagtAAGCAGgtgtaaaaatggaaatggaccCTAAATTTTAGTCAAAAGAGCTATAGATTCCTACAGCTCTAAACCCTGTCCAAaacagggttttttgtttgtttgtttgttttttcctaccTCCATACACAGGTGCCTGATGTTCAGTGCTAGCTTTCATGTTACATTTTGTATATAATTCTGACCTAAAATGTATTGTTTCAACATGACCTGTGTCCTTGAAGCTGATGAGTTTTGATGAATTTTTCATCGGTGtagattttaaaacatgtagaaaacatggagaaaaaaaaaaaaaacacactttgtgtataattttaaaactcATGTTGAGCTTTGCTTTACCAGGAACATATAGTGCTTTTTTCCAAAGTCAGGGATTTTCCTCTTTGAAGTacttattttatgtattaagCATATGAGGTGATagataactattttttttcttttgcttttctctaatGCTTTCACGtagcttaattttaaatacagaagtttAAAACAACTTGTGTGCATTATTAACTGCACACAAGTTCAGACTGTAATTTACCTCCTCTTTTGCCACGTCTGGAGCACAAAAGCAGTAATTTCCCTGACCGGTGAGTGCATTAGTCACACGTGCAGAATCACACAAGAAATAACCCTGCCAGAGCACCTGAGGACCAGCTTTCCTTCCCTGGCTGCCTCTTTTAAGCTGTATTCAGGAGGCTTTCCTGCTGCAGGATCCTTGTAGCTGTTTTGGACGGTAGCAAGCACAGGAAATCCATCACGTGGGTTGAGTTAGACAGGAAATGCTTTTTGTCATTGGTATGTTGTTGTGTGCTTTTAACTTGAGTTAGAAATTACATAGCTGCCTGGCTGACAGCACTGCATCTATGGTGGAATATTTCAAAACTTCacggttttgttttgtgtttttaggTCAGTTCCATGATGCCACGAACAGAAGTGCTTCTGCTCCAAATGATTTATCAGCTGGCTGGGATGAAAGCATTGATGAAAACACCAATGAATGCTTGTTTAGTCCGCCTGGAAATTCAAGAATGTGATTATACCACAGTACAGTTACCTTAATTACTGTAACGTGCCTACATTTTCAGGCTGCCTTCTCCGTATTACCCTCTGTGcttcaaaaatttattttatgtactttatatttaatacacagaatgagcactttttttttttttaatcgcaGAAAGATACACGCGGTATTTCCCTGACAACAGCTGAAAATTGTAAGATTGAGGAATTTCTGATTTCTAGAACGCTTGGCAGAAGTGCATGTGCCACAGTGAACTTTGTATGAAAAGGCAGtgcttttttgtatttattttcctgtggctaaagaaaaaagcagacagTGTGTCACATTTGCATTGGTGTAACGTATGGTCAGTCTTTCCTGTGTACTTCAAGAAGTCCTCTTGAGAAATACAAATCTTGTagcagtattttataaatactgtaCTTGTGTGTTCTGTCTCTGTAATAGCTGGTCCCTGGTAGCAAAGGGGTCAAACTGCAGCCATCTGCAGTATCTTTGggatttttaagaaacaaaattctgtGTCTGGTACCGTAGCATCAAATCTGGATGGCAGCCTGTGACCACGGGAAGCAATGGGTAAATTTGGTCTTGGACACCTGATCTTAAATAGCCTCAGTTATTGTTATGGTAATGAGGTAACTGAATATGGGTATTTCTTAGGTGCTAATGTAAAAGGTCTGCTCCTGCTTTCATGTACATCTTTATACATTAGAAAcagctctttatttttccaaggcAGAGGACTGTATTGAGAATGTGTCGGTAAAACCAACCGTGGAAAATACAGAAGCTTTGTTAGGCTGAGAGAATATGCATTGAAAGTataatggagaaagaaaaggttaaTGATACCATTGTCTGTGGAGGACGAAGATTACTGAGTTAGCCCTGTCCTGAGACAATAACTCTAAAGCACAAACTTGTATGAATGTGGTTGCTACTTCTGGTGGATTAGGTAGTGCCTGTGTGTGTATCTGTACCTGGAGTGTGGTTGGTCAGCAACCTGGGTAGTCCATATGTAggtaacagaaaaacaatttcccactcttacagcagaaaaagattACTTATATAAAGGGGAGCAAAATCAAGCCCATTGTTGTGCAAGTGAACAGGAtgaatttttcctttgaatgtgCATATCTTATTTGCACAGCTCTGAGTGATAGAATTAAACAAGTGattattttctcctaaaaatgCAAGCTATATTCTACTATTCACCATTACACAGTCTTGCTCTTTAGAAAATAAGCCTATTTTTATACGTGAGTATTTCTTCTAAAGGCTTGAGATTCGTCTTTTTCATACTCTAATTCTGATCATTCCACAAATAAGAAGATAGAAAGCTGAGGTTATTTTTCATAGAGGATGAATTAGATGTGTGGCTATCCCTAAACTTTGATAAATGGCCCCTGGATGTATGTGTAGTGCATATTCTAAGGCACTAAAGGGCTCAGTGTCTTATTATCATAACATTTTCTTGtcatcagaatatttttttgaagtgttgggtttttgttgttgttgtttttttttatatcttgcACCTCCATTCTTATTCACTTGTTACTAAATGTAAAAAGAGTCTTTTATAGTCAGGCATTCAGTGCATAGTAAGATTAAATGTTAAAAGTTGACACACAGCAATATTGATTATTCTGAATGTTTCATGTATTGAATTCTTGTCCCTGTGGGACAATTATAAAATAGACATGACAGAAGTCTTGCAAAACGGCCTTAAGAGTGGCTCGGTAAAGAGATAGTACCAAAATGTTCTCAGCAAACTTGTTCCAAACCTCAAGTACAGTCCATTTGCAATGCTGTGCaagaataaaacttttcttaGTTGTTAGATGTATGTTTTGTTCTGTAGAAAGGGATCCCTGAATGCTAACGTTTTTCTACTGACCTTGACTGTCATTGggattatatttatttaattttattgtgttATTAATTGCACCTTGTGGACAGAGGACGTAAAAATATGGCCAGTTTCACAAGGGGCCACCATTTATAGATAGCCTGATGGTTTTTGTGTGAATAGTATTTACATTTGAAACAGCTGGTGGGGAAACCCCATATCCAAATCAGCAGAAAGTAGACCTGCTGAAAAcgttttcagaaggaaaataacaatgCTTACGGATTTTGAACATCACTTTGGAACAGAGCACGAATCGCTTTAAAGCATCTACTTTC
This genomic window from Aythya fuligula isolate bAytFul2 chromosome 4, bAytFul2.pri, whole genome shotgun sequence contains:
- the ANKRD50 gene encoding ankyrin repeat domain-containing protein 50; this translates as MAQTSLLQGKQFYCREWVFHKLQHCLQEKANCSSSAANKPSLVANSGNNTGVVSGKGAAWGVLLVGGPGSGKTALCTELLWPSSPANLQRGLHRQALAFHFCRAQDSDTLCVGGFIRGLVAQICRSGLIQGYEDKLRDPAIQSLLQPGECERNPAEAFKRCILLPLLGMKPPQQSLFLLVDSVDEGCNVSEGEQTSTSLSGTIAELLAGHFEFFPPWLLLLCSARKQSKAVTKMFTGFRKISLDDLRKAYIVKDVQQYILHRLDQEEALRQHLTKETAEMLNQLHIKSSGCFLYLERVLDGVVENFIMLREIRDIPGTLNGLYLWLCQRLFVRKQFAKVQPILNVILAACRPLTTTELYHAVWTKNMTLTMEDFQRKLDVLSKVLIDGLGNTKILFHYSFAEWLLDVKHCTQKYLCNAAEGHRMLAMSYTCRAKDLTPLEAQEFALHLINSNLQLETSELALWMIWNGTPVKDSLSTLIPKEQEVLQLLVKAGAHVNSEDDRTSCIVRQALEREDSIRTLLDNGASVNQCDSNGRTLLANAAYSGNLDVVNLLVSRGADLEVEDTHGQTALTLAARQGHTKVVNCLIGCGANVNHTDHDGWTALRSAAWGGHTEVVSALLYAGVKVDCADADSRTALRAAAWGGHEDIVLNLLQHGAEVNKADNEGRTALIAAAYMGHKEIVEHLLDHGAEVNHEDVDGRTALSVAALCVPASKGHASVVSLLIDRGAEVDHCDKDGMTPLLVAAYEGHVDVVDLLLEGGADVDHTDNNGRTPLLAAASMGHASVVNTLLFWGAAVDSIDSEGRTVLSIASAQGNVEVVRTLLDRGLDENHRDDAGWTPLHMAAFEGHRLICEALIEQGARTNEIDNDGRIPFILAAQEGHYDCVQILLENKSNIDQRGYDGRNALRVAALEGHRDIVELLLSHGADVNYKDADGRPTLYILALENQLTMAEYFLENGANVEASDAEGRTALHVSCWQGHLEMVQVLITYHADVNAADNEKRSALQSAAWQGHVKVVQLLIEHGALVDHTCNQGATGLCIAAQEGHIDVVQILLEHGADPNHADQFGRTAMRVAAKNGHSQIIKLLEKYGASTLNGCTPSPVHTMEQKPLQSVSSKMQSLTMKSNSSGSTGGDMQPSMRGLSNGPAHAFSSPSESPDSTVDRQKSSLSNNSLKSSKNSSLRTTSSTATAQTVPIDSFHSLSFTEQIQQHSLPRSRSRQSIVSPSSTTHSLSQNHNSPSSEFEWSQVKPSLKSTKANKGGRTDNSSKSGSAGKKIKQSGSSQPKVLEYEMTQFDKRVPIAKSGTSVPLKSMPAESQCKILVPPAQQEIGRSQQQFLIHQQSGEQKKRNGIMTNPNYHLQSNQVFLGRVSVPRTVQDRGHQEVLEGYPPAETELSLKQALKLQIEGSDPSFNYKKETPL